GCGGGATGGCGCGGCTTCTGGCGCGCCGACGCGGCCCCCGCGCGCTGGGCCGGCCCGCTCCCCACGGTCACCCGCCAGGTCCGCTGGCGCACGGTGCGGCCCGGGGTGGAAACCGGGGAGATCCGCGTGGCAGGCGGCGGCGAAGCGTGGCGGGTGCGCGTGGTGCTGGTTCGTATTGACCCGCGCCTTCACCGGCTGACGCTGGACGAGGCGCGGGTGGCGGACGGGATGGCGGGCGCTTGGACGGTGGACAGCGCCGGGTCCGGCGCGGTGGTGGCCTTCAACGCCGGGCAGTTCAGTGGCGGAACACCGTGGGGATGGACGGTGCGCGACGGCCGCGAGCTGCGCGCCCCCGGGACCGGCCCGCTCTCCATGGCCGTGGTCGCCGACGCGGCGGGGCGAATCCGCTTCGTCGGCGCCGACAGCATCGGGGCGGTGCGGCGCGCGGGCGGAGTGGCGTGGGCCATCCAGTCGTATCCCGCGCTCCTGGTGAACGACGGCCAGGTGCCCGCCGCGCTTCGCCCAGGCGCGCGGGACATCGACTTGGGGCACCGGGATGGTCGGCTGGCGATCGGCGAGCTGCGCGACGGGCGGGTGCTGGTGGCGCTGACGCGCTTCGACGCCCTGGGCGGCGCCCTGTCTACCGCACCCCTGGGATTTACCGTTCCCGAGATGGCGGGATTGATGGGTGCGCTGGGATGCCGACGTGCGGTGCTGCTGGACGGCGGCATCAGCGCCCAGCTGCTGGTTCGGCCGGCGCGGGGACGCGCGCTGCGATACCCCGGCTGGCGGCGCGTTCCGCTCGGCATCCTGGTGGCGCCCCGGACCGCGCCCCCAGCGCGGTAGACGGGGGGCCATCGCACTCGAGCGGAAAACGAGAATCGGCCGCCCGGCGAAGTGCCGGGCGGCCGATCGTCATCGTGGTGGAAGCGCTTACTGGGGCGTCACGCCGAAGCCGCGCACCATCACGTCGATGTTGTGGTTCAGCCGCAGGCCGGCGACGCCGGCGGTGTTCAGCTCCTGGCCAAACGTGCCGACCACCTGGCCGTTGACCAGGAACCGCGTGCCGAAGCTGCCCGTTTCGATGGCCAGCGCGTTGGTCGCGCGGCCCTGCGCGTCGGGGCGGGCGACGGCGGCGTGCTCCGTCCAGTCGGTCAGGGTGTGCACCTCGGTGCCGGCGCGGTGCTTGATGGTGAACTTGCCGTCCTGGCGCACCAGGAAGTACGCGTAGTCCTGGTTGTCGGCCGTCAGGTTGCGCCCGCCGATCATCAGCCCATAGCCCTCGGGGTGCGCCGACAGCTTGTTCTGCGTAAAGCTGGCCGCCAGGCGGAACGCGCCGCTGGGCGAGTTCGCGGGGTTGTAGAAGATGCCCGCCGGCCCGAGCTCCGCGTGAAGCCCGCCATCCATCTCCATGAACATCACCTGCGACGCGTCGGCGTTGGCGCGGTCCAAGCGCACCGTCCAGCCCTGCGGCATCGCGTGCGAGTGCCCGCCGCCGTGGGCGTGTTCGGCTCCGTGGGCATGCCCCTGCGCCTGCCCGGACGCGGGCTGCGCGGGCCGGGCCGGCTGAGCGGGTGTGGCGGGCTGTTGTCCGCCGTGCTGGTGCTGGGCGCAGGCGGGCACGGCCGCCAGCAGGGCAAGGGTCACGAGAAATCCGCGCATGGCGCTTCTCCGGTCTGGATTCAGGGGATGTGATGCGGCTCCGGCAGGAGCATTGAAAGTAAGTGCGAGAGTGCGAAAGTGCGAGAGTGCGAAAGTTGGAGATCGATTAGAACGGCAGCGGGAAGAGGAGCACGAAGCCGTTGATCATCAACAGGGTGCCCAGCACGCCCAGCCCGATGGCGATGCCCAGCACGGGGCGCGAAATGGCCAGGATGGCGACCGACCCCAGCACCAGCGCCAGCTGGAACGCCACTTCGGAGAAGTCGAAGTTGGCGTCCTGCGCGCTCGCCCGCTCGCGCAGCCGCTCGTAGCTGCGGGCCTGCGCGGCAAGCTGCTTCTTGCCCTCGCCGCGAAGCGTGTCCTGCGGCGCCGCCCGGTCGGGCTCGTCGTCGTAGCGCGCGATGGTCTCCTTGTACTTGGCTACCTGCGTTTCCAGCGCGCTCCGCTCCGCAGTGCCCAGGGAGGGATCGGCCAGGCGGGCGGTGAGCTGGTCTACGGCCAGCTTGTACTGCGTCTGGCGGACGTTCTTAGCCTGGAAGAACGCCCAGGTGTCGCTCGCCTTGATGTTGTTGTGGATCATGTCTTCCGCCACGTTCCCCCCGCCCAGGCTGCCGATGGCCAGCAGCATGGCCATGAAGGCGATCATGAGGGCGGCGCGCGAGCGGAACTTCTCATCGTGCTCGGCTTCCGCGCGTTCTTCGCGGATTTCGCTGATCAGCTCGGAGGCGTCCTTTGCGTCCATCGGCCGGTGGTGTGGATGTTGGGGCGGGGCTGTGCCGGAGACGTGCAGCAGCAGATCCTGGATATTGAAACGGATGGATACGGGTTCGCAAGGCTCGCGTGAGCACCGGGACATTTTCACGGCTCCAAAGTGGCACGGGCGAATGAATTCGCTGCAACAAACACACGAAGTCCACCTTCGTGGACTGTCAGCTTTCGTGAATTCCTCGCCCGTGTGGCGCGACCGTTTCACCGTGCACCGGCACCCGCCGCACCTTCCGGAGCGCGATCGAATTCTCCCCTCTCCGCATGCGCAGCATGCGGGGAGGGGCCGGGGGAGGGGCCCGCCGAGGCATGCGCCGTCCTCACTCGCAACGCACCAGATCCATCCCCTCTCCGACTTTCGCACTCTCGCACTTTCGCACTCTCGCACTTTCGCACTTTCGCACTCCCGCACTTCCCCCCTCAGTGCGCCAGCCGCTGGTCCCATCCCAACGCGTTGTACCGCCGCAGGATCTCCATCACGCGGTCGATGGGCAGCGCCTCGACGGTGGCGCCGCTCCCCGTCGTCGTCTCCGCGGCGAAAAGGGAGTTGATGATGGCCTCTTCCGTGGCCTCGGCGACGGCCTGAAAGAGCGGCGACATCGCGTCGTTCGGCAGGTCCGCCATCGGCGCCGGCGTGCGGGCTCCGAACTGCCGGCGCACCTCGGCCGCGGTGGAGAACGCGATCACGTAGTCGCCCGAGCCGTTGGTCATCGACGCGCCCGTCCGGCCCAGCCCCACGATGGCGCGCGACGCCAGGCGCTCCAGGCTGCGCGCACTCAGCGGCGCATCCGTCGCCACCACGATCATGATGCTTCCGTCCCCGCGGTCCTGCGGTCCCCGCGCGGCGGCGCCCAGCTCGCGCTGAAAGGCGTACCGTCCCAGCTCGCGTCCCACGGGCGCGCCGTTGATCGAGAGCACGCCCCCGAAGTTGCTCTGCACCAGCACGCCCACCGTGTATCCGCCCAGGGTGGACGGCAGCGCGCGCGAGCTGGTGCCGATGCCGCCCTTCCACCCGAACGCCACCGTTCCCGTCCCCGCACCCACCGCCCCCTCGCGCACCGGCCCGTCCGAGGCCGTCTCCAGCGCGCGGATCACGTGCTCCGCGCGGACGGGGCGGCTGCGGATGTCGTTCAGCAGCCCGTCGTTCGTCTCGCCCACCACGGGGTTGATGGAGCGCACCTCCGCCATTCCCGGCTGCCGCAGCATCCACGCTGCCATCGCGTCCGCGGCGTTCCACACGCAGAGCGTGCAGGTGAGCAGGATGGGCGTTTCCATCTCCCCCAGCTCGCGTACCTGCGTGACACCCAGCAGCTTGCCGAAGCCGTTGCCCACGTGGATGGCGGCCGGCACCCGCTCGCGGTACGCGTTGCCCCCGTGCGGCAGGATGGCGGTCACGCCGGTGCGCACGCTGTCGCCTTCCGACACCGTCACCTGGCCCACGCGCACGCCGGCCACGTCGGTGATGGCGTTCAGCGGGCCCGGCGGCAGGATGCCGATGGCCACGCCCGCGTCGCGCGCCCGGGGCCGCGGGGCGGGGGACTGGCCCGCGGCATCGGCGGCGGTGAGGACAGCGGCGAGCAGCGGGAGGACGAGGCGGAGCATCATGTACGGACTGGGATCGGTGGAAACGGACGAACGGCGGCCGGAGCGGAAGATCATCCGCTCCGGCCGCCGCTGCAAGCATTGCTGCAATCGTGTCTGCTACGGTTGGATGCTGACCGGTTCGCCGGCGGCCGTGCGGACCTCCACCACCTCGCCTCCCGTTTCCACCATGCCGATCACCACCGGGTTCAGGCCACGGTGCCGAATCACCGTCCCCGGCATGCGCATGGTCCAGCGGTTCACGATCCACCCGCCGCCGCGCACCTGGGCGAACTCGATGCGCCCCCCCAGCGGCGCCCCGGCGCGTTCGTACGGCAGGTTGACGTAGGTGTAGTCCACGAAGCGCAGCTTCCCCGTCCTTCCATCGAGCCACAGCGTACCGCGGATTTCAGGGAGGCGGCGGGTGCGCAGGGGGGCAAAGTCCAGCCCCACCAGCCCCGCGTTCGCTCCCCGTCCCGCGCGATAGCTGAAGCAGTGATGGTCCAGGAACGCATCCGAGAGCAGCGTAGGAGCATCGGGCGCGTGGAACGCCAGGGTGTCGCCCTCCGATTCCACGTAGCCGTGCGCCACCAGCCGGTCCTGCGAGGGGGAGCGGAAGGCATGATCGCTAAAGCCCGTTTCCACGGCTGACGACGTGTCCCGCGTCGGGAGCCGGGAATCGCTGAGCACGCGGCGGAACCGGCGCAGGCGGAACTGGTAGGTCTGCCGCCGTGCCGCGACGTCGGCGGCCTCCAGCGCCTTGCGCACCTCTTCCCACACGATGGCGGCCTGCACGCCGTTGGACGGGCGCACCGTGCACCGGCGGCGGGCTCCGCGCGCCACGACCGCGTCCAGCGTGACCACCGACGGCACGATGGAGAGCGAATGCGTCGCCTGCTCCCCCGCGGCCAGCGCGAGCACGGGCGACAACGCGGTAGAGTACCCCACCCGCTCCGCGCGAACCCGGAACGCGCCCGGGGAGGATGCGCGGACCGCGAACCGGCCCTGCGCGTCGCTGACCGTGGCATCGTGGCGCCCGCCGGCCGTGTCCAGCAGCACCACGACCGCGCCGGGGATGGCCGCGCTGGTCCAGCGATCCACGACGGTGCCGGCGACCGTCTGCGCGGCTGACGAGCCCGGCGCAACCGCCAGAGCCAGGGCGAGCAGCAGAACGCGATCGAAGCGTGGCATTCGTGTCTGAACGAGGAGGTAGATGTTGGTGCGCGGACGGACCAGCACGGCAGAACCGTGCCCGCCCAGTCTGCCGAATTGGCCGACACTGCTGGTCCAGCGGATGCAGTCCGCCCCGGGCGGTCCGGGCGAGCCCGGCCGACGACCCCCGAACCCTTCAACCACAGGAGGAGCTCGTGAAATCGCGTGTGTTGTCGATGATTCTGCTCGCTACCTCCGCTGCGGCCTGCGCGCCGTCCGCTCCCGCGGTGGCGCCCGCCCCCGAGCCCGCGCCCCGCGCCGAGCGAGCGCGCGCCGACGTGCCACCCGTGCTGGCGCTGCTGAGCGAGCGGGCGCGCCTGTCGCTTTCGGCGGCGCAGGTGGCCGCGCTGGATTCCATCGCCCGCGACTGGGACGTGATGAACGAAAAGCTGCACCGGCGCGCGGGCGTCGCCAGGGGGAACCGTCCCCCGGCGTTCGCGCTGGCGCTGCGCCCGGGTGCCAAGCCCGTGCTTTCGGCCATCGCGGAAAACAACCGCCGCGCGGCCGAAGCCGTTCATCACGTACTCACTCCCGAGCAGCGCCAGGCGGTCTGCGTCCTCCCGTCGGCCCCCCGTACGATCGTGCTGGACCGTGAGGGTGGCAAGGCCGCGCGGCTCACGCGCGCACTGGGTCTGCGCACGGACGGTGGCGTGCGTGGATCGAGCGCATCCGCTGCCCGCGCGCGGACGACCCCTCCCTGGCCGTGGTGCCAGCCCGCGGCCTCGGACCTGGCCCAGTCGCGCCGCTGATTCGCGGCGATCGCAACGGGCGGACCGACACCGCTTTCGACGGGCAGGTGACGGGGGGCGCAGCCGGGATCACCGGCTGCGCCCCTCCCGCTGGTGCGCCCACCCGTGCGAGCGGCGCACGCAGGTGGTAGATTGCCGCCCTTTCCGGGATCCTTACCACGAGAGAGCACGGGCGGCACGCGATGTCGATGCGGGAAAAGCTGGAGCACCTTGAGGAGCTGCGCAGGCAGGCGGAGCTGGGCGGCGGCGAAAAGCGGATCAAGGCGCAGCACGAACGCGGCAAGCTCACCGCGCGCGAGCGGCTGGACGTGCTGCTCGACGAGGGCAGCTTCGTGGAGCTGGACCGGTTCGTGGTGCACCGCGCCACCGGCTTCGGGCTGGAGAACGAGCGCTACCTGGGCGACGGCGTGGTCACCGGCTACGGCACCGTGCACGGCCGCCTGGTCTACGTCTTCTCGCAGGACTTCACGATCTTCGGCGGCTCGCTGAGCGAGGCTCACGCTGAGAAGATCGTCAAGATCATGGACCTGGCGCTCAAGAACGGCGCGCCGGTCATCGGGCTGAACGACTCCGGCGGCGCGCGCATCCAGGAAGGCGTCGTATCCCTGGGCGGCTACGCCGACATCTTCCTCCGCAACACCCTGGCATCGGGCGTCATCCCGCAGATTTCGGCCATCCTGGGCCCCTGCGCCGGCGGCGCGGTGTACAGCCCCGCGATCACCGACTTCATCTACATGGTGCAGGGCTCCAGCTACATGTTCGTCACCGGGCCCAACGTGGTGAAGACGGTGACGCACGAAGACGTGACGATGGAGGAGCTGGGCGGCGCGGCCACGCACGCGGCCAAGTCGGGCGTGGCGCACTTCGCCGTGAAGAGCGAGGTGGAGTGCCTGCACAAGATCCGCCACCTCTTCGAGTTCATCCCGCGCAACAACGCCGAGGACGCGCCCCGCCGCGCCACGGACGACCCGTTCGACCGGGCCGACGAGGAGTTGCTGGACATCGTTCCCGACCATCCCAACAAGCCGTACGACATGCACGACGTCATCCGACGCGTGGTGGACGACGGCGAGTTCTACGAGGTGCACGCCGACTACGCCGGCAACATCCTGGTGGGCTTCGCGCACGTGGGCGGCCACTCGGTGGGGATCGTGGCCAACCAGCCGGCGGTGCTGGCGGGGGTGCTCGACATCGACGCATCGGTAAAGGCGGCGCGCTTCGTCCGCTTCTGCGACTGCTTCAACATCCCGCTGCTCACCTTCGAGGACGTGCCCGGGTTCCTGCCCGGCGTTACGCAGGAGCACGGCGGCATCATCCGGCACGGGGCCAAGCTGCTGTTCGCGTTCTGCGAGGCCACGGTGCCCAAGGTCACCATCATCACGCGCAAGGCGTACGGCGGCGCGTACGACGTGATGAGCAGCAAGCACATCCGCGGCGACATCAACTACGCCTGGCCCACGGCCGAGATCGCGGTGATGGGGGCCAAGGGCGCGGTGGAGATCCTGTACCGCCGCGAGATCGCCACCGCCGAGGACCCGGCGCAGGCGGCCGAGGCCAAGCAGGCGGACTACGCCGAGCGCTTCGCCAACCCGTTCGCCGCCGCCGCCCGCGGCTACGTGGACGACGTGATCGACCCGCGCGAGACGCGCGCACGGGTGATCAGCGCGCTCGACATGCTGCAGAACAAGCGCGACAGCAACCCGCCCAAGAAGCACGCGAACATCCCGCTCTGAGAGGAAGCTTCCCCTCGCCCGGTGCCGTCGCTACATTGTATGCGGACGCAATGGACGAGGAGGCGCAATGGCGGAGCAGTTCGTTTATCGGGACGGAAAGACGGGGCGCGCGCTGGTTGCTGGCAGCGACGCGCCCGTCGACGAGATCATCGAGGCGCTCGCCTGCGGGCAGACCAAGGGCGAGGTGCTGGCCGCCTATCCCGGGCTGGAGCCGGAGGGGATCGCGGCCGCGTTGTGGTTCGCCGCGCATGCAACCGGGCGGGAGCCCGAGTACCTCTACCCCAGCGTGCCGTCGCGGGGGGTGGCGGAGCCGGCAGTGGTGTACGGCGCGCCCGCCGGCCAGCGCCCCACTGTCGCGGTTGACGAAGCCGAGTACGACGACCTGCGCTACAAGGCTGAGCTGTTCGGGGGCTTGCTCGAAGCCGAGGCGGAGCTTGACGCGGGGCTGGGCCGGCTGCACGAGGACGTCTTTGCGGACCTTCTGCAGAAGCACGCCGGCCGGTGAACGTACTCTGGTCGCCCCGCGCCGCACGGGAGGCGGATCGCGCGGTCCGCTACATCGCGCGCGACCGCCCACGCGTCGCTGCTGACTGGCTGACCGGTCTCCGGGACGCGGTCAGCAGGCTGGCCGAGTTCCCGAACAGCGGGCACTCGCTCCCTGAACTGCCCGGCTCATCCCGACGCGAAATTCCGTACGGCGGGTATCGTGTGATCTATCGCGTCCGTGCAGAGCACGTGGAAATCCTGCGCGTGGTCCACGCACGTCGTAACTGGCACCTGGAGCGCTGATGGGGATCAACTCCAGCGCGTGTCGGCCGGCGCGGACGAGCCGAACATGCCGGAGCCGGGTTCGCGTTTCTTGAGGTGCGTCAGGACCAGGGCGCCGAACCCCACCAGGATCAGAAGGATGAAGATCACGGCCCAGAATCGCTTGGTAGGCGACATCGGGTCTCTGGGCGAGGGACGAGCGGATCCGGCCATGGTCCTGAGTCGGTGAAGAGGAAGTTCCTTCGCGTCCGCGCCCCCTCCGCAACCGGCGTGCTCACCCGTGAGCACGCCGGTTCTGTTCAGGGGCGCACCAGCGGTTCCAGCTTCGCCCGCAGGTCGTCGGGAATGTAGACGCTGGTGCGCGTGTGGGTGTCGTACATCACCGAGGTGATCATGGCGTCCGCCACCCGCTCGTCGCGCTGGTTCACGATCTCCTGGCCCACGCGAAAGCTGCTGCGCCCCATCTCCGCCAGCCAGCTGCGGATGCGCAGCTTGTCGCCCAAGCGGGCCTCGCGCCGGTAGTTGACGTTGGTGTTCACCAGCACCGTGCTCAGCCGCGACGACCCGAAGAAGTCCAGGGGAATCCCGTTCTCCTTCACCCACTCGAACCGGCCCCACTCCAGGTATTCCAGGTACTTGGCGTTGTTCACGTGCCCCAGCGCGTCCAGCTCGGTGGAGCGCACCTCGATCTCCAGCGTCGAAATCACGTTTTTTCCTCTCGATCAGCGGCGGCTCGTGGCGGCGATCACCCGCTGCACCAGCCCGTCCACGGCGTTGTTGGCGATCCAGCGGGCGACGACCACCACGTCGTTCTCGGGATCCACGTAGATGACGTTCGTTCCGTTG
This portion of the Longimicrobium sp. genome encodes:
- a CDS encoding phosphodiester glycosidase family protein — encoded protein: AGWRGFWRADAAPARWAGPLPTVTRQVRWRTVRPGVETGEIRVAGGGEAWRVRVVLVRIDPRLHRLTLDEARVADGMAGAWTVDSAGSGAVVAFNAGQFSGGTPWGWTVRDGRELRAPGTGPLSMAVVADAAGRIRFVGADSIGAVRRAGGVAWAIQSYPALLVNDGQVPAALRPGARDIDLGHRDGRLAIGELRDGRVLVALTRFDALGGALSTAPLGFTVPEMAGLMGALGCRRAVLLDGGISAQLLVRPARGRALRYPGWRRVPLGILVAPRTAPPAR
- a CDS encoding DUF4337 domain-containing protein gives rise to the protein MDAKDASELISEIREERAEAEHDEKFRSRAALMIAFMAMLLAIGSLGGGNVAEDMIHNNIKASDTWAFFQAKNVRQTQYKLAVDQLTARLADPSLGTAERSALETQVAKYKETIARYDDEPDRAAPQDTLRGEGKKQLAAQARSYERLRERASAQDANFDFSEVAFQLALVLGSVAILAISRPVLGIAIGLGVLGTLLMINGFVLLFPLPF
- a CDS encoding P1 family peptidase; the encoded protein is MMLRLVLPLLAAVLTAADAAGQSPAPRPRARDAGVAIGILPPGPLNAITDVAGVRVGQVTVSEGDSVRTGVTAILPHGGNAYRERVPAAIHVGNGFGKLLGVTQVRELGEMETPILLTCTLCVWNAADAMAAWMLRQPGMAEVRSINPVVGETNDGLLNDIRSRPVRAEHVIRALETASDGPVREGAVGAGTGTVAFGWKGGIGTSSRALPSTLGGYTVGVLVQSNFGGVLSINGAPVGRELGRYAFQRELGAAARGPQDRGDGSIMIVVATDAPLSARSLERLASRAIVGLGRTGASMTNGSGDYVIAFSTAAEVRRQFGARTPAPMADLPNDAMSPLFQAVAEATEEAIINSLFAAETTTGSGATVEALPIDRVMEILRRYNALGWDQRLAH
- a CDS encoding carboxypeptidase-like regulatory domain-containing protein, which codes for MPRFDRVLLLALALAVAPGSSAAQTVAGTVVDRWTSAAIPGAVVVLLDTAGGRHDATVSDAQGRFAVRASSPGAFRVRAERVGYSTALSPVLALAAGEQATHSLSIVPSVVTLDAVVARGARRRCTVRPSNGVQAAIVWEEVRKALEAADVAARRQTYQFRLRRFRRVLSDSRLPTRDTSSAVETGFSDHAFRSPSQDRLVAHGYVESEGDTLAFHAPDAPTLLSDAFLDHHCFSYRAGRGANAGLVGLDFAPLRTRRLPEIRGTLWLDGRTGKLRFVDYTYVNLPYERAGAPLGGRIEFAQVRGGGWIVNRWTMRMPGTVIRHRGLNPVVIGMVETGGEVVEVRTAAGEPVSIQP
- a CDS encoding acyl-CoA carboxylase subunit beta; its protein translation is MREKLEHLEELRRQAELGGGEKRIKAQHERGKLTARERLDVLLDEGSFVELDRFVVHRATGFGLENERYLGDGVVTGYGTVHGRLVYVFSQDFTIFGGSLSEAHAEKIVKIMDLALKNGAPVIGLNDSGGARIQEGVVSLGGYADIFLRNTLASGVIPQISAILGPCAGGAVYSPAITDFIYMVQGSSYMFVTGPNVVKTVTHEDVTMEELGGAATHAAKSGVAHFAVKSEVECLHKIRHLFEFIPRNNAEDAPRRATDDPFDRADEELLDIVPDHPNKPYDMHDVIRRVVDDGEFYEVHADYAGNILVGFAHVGGHSVGIVANQPAVLAGVLDIDASVKAARFVRFCDCFNIPLLTFEDVPGFLPGVTQEHGGIIRHGAKLLFAFCEATVPKVTIITRKAYGGAYDVMSSKHIRGDINYAWPTAEIAVMGAKGAVEILYRREIATAEDPAQAAEAKQADYAERFANPFAAAARGYVDDVIDPRETRARVISALDMLQNKRDSNPPKKHANIPL
- a CDS encoding DUF433 domain-containing protein; the protein is MAEQFVYRDGKTGRALVAGSDAPVDEIIEALACGQTKGEVLAAYPGLEPEGIAAALWFAAHATGREPEYLYPSVPSRGVAEPAVVYGAPAGQRPTVAVDEAEYDDLRYKAELFGGLLEAEAELDAGLGRLHEDVFADLLQKHAGR
- a CDS encoding type II toxin-antitoxin system RelE/ParE family toxin; the protein is MNVLWSPRAAREADRAVRYIARDRPRVAADWLTGLRDAVSRLAEFPNSGHSLPELPGSSRREIPYGGYRVIYRVRAEHVEILRVVHARRNWHLER
- a CDS encoding thioesterase family protein, which codes for MISTLEIEVRSTELDALGHVNNAKYLEYLEWGRFEWVKENGIPLDFFGSSRLSTVLVNTNVNYRREARLGDKLRIRSWLAEMGRSSFRVGQEIVNQRDERVADAMITSVMYDTHTRTSVYIPDDLRAKLEPLVRP